Below is a window of Eschrichtius robustus isolate mEscRob2 chromosome 13, mEscRob2.pri, whole genome shotgun sequence DNA.
GCCCTCAGACTGCTCTTGAGGGGATGAGATGTCCCGCTCATTCCCctatcctccccccacccagttTAACTTTTATGGAGAGAGGCTTGAGCCAGCTCTGACCCCTAACAAGGGCAGGGAGGAACAGCTGCGGTGGTTGGAAAAGCAGCCAGATTTCCCCTTCCCAACAATAACTTCCCTGGTGCTCACAACTTGATGCCATCTGGCCACCTCTCTTCACCCGTCCAAGTCCAGCTGTCACTTCCAGCGGGAGGGAGAGCACCGTCCTTCACCACAGCTTCCCAGcccctccttctccacctcccaccctctGGCAGACCTGGAGAGCAGCTGGCAGGAAAGAGATGACACAACTGGTGAGGGTGAGGGCAGAACCTATGCCAGGAGCCACCTTAGAGCCAGGCTGTCACTTCCCTTCTTTCTGGGTCTTCAGAGACCACCCCTTGCTTTGGTCCTAAGTGAGGATGCCAGTAATGACCAGAGACTCGGGAAGGAGCAAAGAACATTGTCTCTTGACCCTGAGTGACCCAGAAAAGTGGAGAGATGATGATCTGATAGCCAGGCCATCTGTTGGGAGAAAGGAGGCAGTATGATGCCTTCCACCCCAGGGCAAGTCAAATAGCTTGGTTGTGAATTCAGAGACTGAGTCACCCAAGTGAGCCAGGCAGGAACTGTCACCTTCATTGCTCATCACGGGAAGATTAGGGGGAGAGAAGGCTGTGGTTGGGGCCTCTGATCTCCCTTCCCTCCAGGCCTCTCCCTCCACGCATTGTGAATGAGAGAAAGCAAGAGGTCAACAGGGAAAATGAGGATTTCAGGAACTCCCAGGGGAATCTTGAAGCATTGGGAGCGCCCTGCTATGACTGTTTCAGCTCCTACCACACCCCGTACCGTGACCCAGCTGTCTCCCAGAGAGAAGGGACAGGGTCtgtgccttccctccctcccacattgGCGCCTCCTGGGCTCTGCTCTGTGGTTGGCCCAGGCTTCTCCTGCTTCTCTTCCTTTGCTAGGGGCCACCCCACTTTCAGCTTAAAGGGCAGCTAAGCCAAAGCCAGATTAGAAAGGGTTTTGTGTTGCTGCCCACGGCTCCTCTCATTCCCcggaaaggaaaacaaaggctCAGTCTATCTCAGCCCCTGTCAGGTGTCCTTCCCACTCTCTGGACACCCCCTGCCCGTCCCCTTGTCCCCTCCAGTCCCCACAGATTCCAGTGGGTGGGGGCAGCGGATGTGGAGTCTCTCAGCTGACCCAGAGCTTTGGGGTGGGGAATGAAAGATTTATCAGCCAACAAGGGGGAACAGTTATTGCACAGTtattgcgggggcgggggggtgagcggggggcggggtggggggtggggatacCAGCCTTGGGGCAGTAATGTAACTGCAGGCAACCGTGAtcgaggagaaaagaaaacctgtTGCCTAGAgcagaagggggagagagagagagagagagagagagagagtgtgtgtgtgtgtgtgtgtgtgtgtgtgtgtgtgtgtgtgtgtgtgtgtgtgttcgttcATCTGTGTGGGCGAGAGGAGAAGGACCGGGAGAGAGACAGAGCCAAGAAGCAGCCCTTGGGATATCTTCCCTTGACCCTGAGTTCCTGGGGAGGGGGTTGctctcccatcccaccccagaTTCAGGGAGGAGCCCAATTTCCCTTCCCAACTTCTCGCACAGATCCCTGGCCTTCCAACCATTGCCAGATGTGTCCCTGCCGCTGGATTTCCCAAGCTTCCCCATGCCCCCTTTTCCCTCCCAGCTTCTTCCTCAGTGAtaccccccagccccaccaggtTAACCCTCCCTTTTCTCACCCAGCTTCAAGAACTCCTCTGGGGGTAGGAAGTGGTATGTTTCTGGTCAGCTCCCAGCTAGGCTCTCCTGGGAGTCCTGGGAGTGGAAGGAAGGGACCGGGCTCATTTGCATGTACTTTGTAGTCATTTGCCTCACATCCAGGAATGGCCAAAATCACACGGTTTTCTCCAGCCTGACTCCTGACTGGCCTCCCACTCTGGCAGTGGGGTATCAGTTCTGGAGACCACTCCCCACCTGCTGGGCGAGTTGACCTCCTTCCTCCTCCAACCTCTAGCGTGGCCCAGGCCTACATGAACCAGAGAAAGCTGGACCATGAGGTGAAGACCCTACAGGTCCAGGCTGCCCAGTTTGCCAAGCAGACAGGCCAGTGGATTGGGATGGTGGAGAACTTCAACCAGGCGCTCAAGGTAGGCCACGCTCCCTATGTCTCCAGCCACATCCTGCGCCCCCATCAGCTGCCTCCAGCGGGGTCACCTCAGGCCTGGGGTTGAGGAGGAAGTGGGGATCGTCCCAGAAACCCCAGAAATCTATGGCCCCAGTGTCACAGAAGCTAGAGAAGTAAAAGCAGCTGGTGGGTCCACACAAAGCCCTTTCTAGGGGATGGAATGAAAGTGCCCCCATCCATCCCCTAGAGCCACACCCCGCCCACCCTGACTCCCGGGCTcccacaccccaccaccaccttgCAGGAGATCGGGGATGTGGAGAACTGGGCTCGGAGCATCGAGCTGGACATGCGCACCATTGCCACCGCGCTGGAGTACGTCTACAAAGGGCAGCTGCAGTCGGCCCCCTCCTAGCcccactgccctcccctcccccactcctcctaCCTCCCCCCAGGCGGGCAGGAAGGAGGGGGACAGGCTGTGAATAAAACACAAGCCTCCATGTCTCTGTGTTTGTCTCAAGGAGCTACTAGCTCAGTGTGAGGGGTAGGAATGGAAGGTTCGAAGGCTCTTCCCCTGAGCGATGGTACCTTTTGGGTAGAGGCTGGAACTAGCTTCCTCTTACAAGCTCAACTCTCTTCTCCTCCTTGGACCTGGTACCTGACGCAGGTACTGTTGGGTAAGCAGAGGGTGGGAgtttcccacccctccccagagaAGAGCAGGGGGCCCTGTCCCAAGCTTCCTAACCCAGGACTTCCATTTCCCGCAGAGGAGAAACAAGACAGGGAGCAGGCCTGGTCCAGCTCTGGCTCTCTGCCTCTCCACGTGCTCACGGCCTCTCCCAGCCTGGTGCTAAGCAGTGTCATGAGTCTGGACCAGTTGGGAGATTAATTCTTGGGCATGGGAGCACTtcagggcagggaagggggaggaatgACAGGTCCAAGGTCACCAACAGAGAGGGGCAGCTGCCATCCTTGACAGATCCCTCCTCTTAAGAATCTGTGacaggacttcccttgtggcgcagtggttaagaatccgcctgccaatgcaggggacatgggttcgagccctggtccaggtagatcccacatgctgcggagcagctaagcccgtgtgccacaactactgagcctgcgctctagagcccgcgagctgcaactactgaagcccgggcacctagagcccgtgctccacaacaagagaagccaccacaatgagaagcccgcgcaccgcaacgaagagtagcccccgctcgctgcaactagagaaagcccgcgcgcagcaacgaagacccgacgcagccaaaaaataaattaaaaaaaagactaagccTTGTGGAattcaaaaatttagaaaaaaaaaaaaaagaatctgtgacAGAGGTGGTCAGGAAGCCCCACTGGAAAAGAGAGCCAAGCAGGGCACTGGGCACTTCTGGCCTGTACCAAGCCCTGGCTTCAACCCACAGGCCTCAGCTtccctggctcctcctcctcctcccccaccccgccccacacGCACTTAATACGTCTGGCACCCAGTCCACCTGCCTCGGACTTTGGCCTCAGTGGTAGCTAGTGTGGGAGCCTGGGAAGCCCTGGAGCAAAGTTTCTCAagcaaagcaaaagaagaaacttCAGGTGTTGTAGTGCCTGCTAGCTTTCCCCTGAGAAGGTAAGCAGGGTACTGGGAGCTCGGGGGCTATGAGAAGACAGTCAAGATATTCATGTATTGATAACTCAAAGCCTAAAGCTTTATCATGTGCCGCCTCGCACTTTATCCCCTTTGATCCCCCGCAGGTCCCAGGTGGGCATGCTGGGTGTTAGCCCCACTTggtagatgagaaaacaggttcAGAGACACAGTGAGGTGCTCAGCCTCACACGGAAAGCTTGGAGCCAGCAGGACTAAAATGCAGGGGCTCCGTATGTGTCTCCAAAAACAAGGCCCAGCTGGTTTAGCAGGAGGTAAGAGGTGATAAACAAGATCCCTCTGCTCCTGTGTGGCGGGTCTGCACACAGGACCCAGCTCATCTGGTTTTAGTTGTTACCCACAGATAACAGGGTCTGCCCAGATCTTCGCTTTACTTAGATGAACTGTAGTTTGCCAGTTATCTACCAAGCAGATAATTTCTTAGTCTGCTCAAACCAGAGACTTCCAGCTAGGGGGAAGGTATGAGGGGCGAGGGCTGGTGGGCCAGAGTAAGCTAGACAAGTCTCCCTGCCCAGCCTCGGCTGCCACCTGCAGGTCACGTGGGGTCCGGCCATGTGGCTGCCTCTGCTTCTGGGAGTCTCGCTCTGGGCAGCACTGTGGTTGCTCAGGGACCGACAGAGCCTGCCCACCAGCGATGCTTTCGTCTTTGTCACCGGCTGTGACTCGGGCTTTGGGCGGCTTCTGGCACTGAGGCTGGACCAGAGAGGCTTCCGAGTCCTGGCCAGCTGCCTGACGCCCTCAGGGGCAGAGGACCTCGAGCGGGTGGCCTCCTCCCGACTCCACACCACCCTGCTGGATGTCACAGATCCCCAGAGCGTCCGGCAGGCAGCCAAGTGGGTGGAAACACACGTCGGGGAAGCAGGTGAGTATGGCAGGGGGCCACCGGGAACGGGGCGTAAGGTGTGCACTCGCAGGGGCTGTGGGAAGCTAGAGGGGCTACGGGGGAGGAGCAGGGCTCAGATCCTCCCGGAAAGGAGAGGGGCCATTGGAATGCCTCACCTACCCCGTGCCTGTCTCACCTCCCCACAGGGCTTTTTGGTCTGGTGAATAATGCTGGCACGGCTGGCATCATCGGGCCCACACCTTGGCAGACACAGGAGGATTTCCAGCGGGTGCTGAATGTGAACACACTGGGTCCCATCGGGGTCACCCTCGCCCTGCTGCCCCTGCTGCGGCAGGCCCAGGGCCGGGTGATCAACATCACCAGTGTCCTGGGCCGCCTGGCAGCCAGTGGAGGGGGCTACTGTGTCTCCAAGTTTGGCCTGGAGGCGTTCTCTGACAGCCTGAGGTGAGGGGTGCCGGGCCCTGGTCCCAGTCCAGCGGGAGCCCACTCAACAAGCAAATTAGCATCTGCCCTGCAGAGCTGATGAAAACAGCGCGTGGTGCAAACTTAGAGACAGTTTAGGGCTCGAGtttgtgggttcaaatcccagctttctcTCATGTGAGCTTGGTGACCTTAGGCAgttacttctcttttccccagttTGTTCCTCCTCTGTTAAATCAGGATGAGAAGGCCTGCCTCATGGGTGAGTAAAGTGAGGTACATGTGAGGCCccaacagagcctggcacatagaaaatgcCCCCAAAAGCCCGCTCTCAtctttttaatgttattattactaataaCAACTATTACTTACCACGAGCTAGTACCTCTACTGAACACTTTCTCATTCAGTTCTCCCAAAAATCCTGTAAGGGTAGGTGTTAACACCCTTAGGTAACATAAGTTACCCAAGACCACATGATTGTTAGTGGGAGCGCTGGCACGTATTCCCCGGGTCTGCTTGCCTACAGACCCTGGTCATTACATTCTCCTGCCCCTCATCTTTAGACAATAATGTTCGAAGTCCCACGAGAGCACAAGGGAGACTTAAGGATGACACAGGAACAGAGTTCGATTCCCCCAAGCTGGGCCCACCTCCTGAAGGAAGTCTTCCTCTGTCACCATCACTCAGCAGATAACATCAGTATCTACTTTTGTCCCTATGCCTCAGTCTTTTAATTTTCCAATCAGCATCACGGAACACATACTCTATAGTTGGACTTCTGCAATCTGTGCCGAGTACTCCCGCCTTCCCCCAGCAAATACCAGTCTACACCCTCCATATCCAGCACTTGGGGCTCAACCCTGTGTTTTGGGATCTAGGGAATGTGTTCTTCCAGTTCAGGAGTCGGCAGATTGTGGTTCTCAGGCCAGATCTCGCCAGCTGCCTACAAGCTACtaatggcttttacatttttaagtggtgACACTGTAAATGGTTATATAAGTAGCTACATAATATCATTAATTTTAGATCTGCAATGcgaaaaatatttactgtctggccctttaagaaGTTTGCAGGTCCCTGCTCTAGATGCTAGAAGAgaatacaaaggaaaacaaacctcaaaaatacctccttccctctgccccactTGCCCCTCATCCCAGGGCAGCGGGGATATCCCTTCCTGTCATGACCCCTGACCCTGTGATGCTTTCCCATCTTAGCCTCCCTACCCATGTCCCTGAAGTCCTCTCCCTATAAAGACAAGAACCCAGAAACCTCCCGCTGCCCCCACTCCAGGCGGGACGTGGCTCCTTTTGGGGTACGAGTCTCTATCGTGGAGCCTGGCTTCTTCAGAACCCCTGTGACAAACCTGGAAAGTCTGGAGGACAACCTGCAGGCCTGCTGGGCACGGCTGCCTCCAGCCACACAGGCCCTCTATGGGGAGACCTTCCTCACCAAGTGTGAGTGATGATGGGCCCACGCAGGGGCATATGAAGGGAAATGAGAGTGCCACAAAGGCCAGGCCTGCACCAGCCTGCTGGGAGGAGGTGGGTAGGGCAGTCAGGGAAGGGGTGAGGGTGAATGGGATGCCATAGGAGAACACCCAGGCCATGTGCAACCTGCCCACTCCCCAAACTGGGGAGGGGACTGAGGACCCCTCTCACCTCTACTGGGCAGCAAGCCCCAGGACCCAGGAGATAGGGCCTGAGGTAGGCTGGAACGGGACAGGGACACTGATTACAACCGTCCGCTGGGCTGCAGATCTGAGAGTGCAGCAGCGCATCATGAACCTGATCTGTGACCCGGACCTGACCAAGGTGAGCAGGTGCCTGGAGCATGCCCTGACTGCCCGTCACCCCAGAACCCGCTACAGCCCAGGCTGGGACGCCAAGCTGCTCTGGCTGCCAGCCTCCTACCTGCCAGCCAGCCTGGTGGATGCTGTGCTCACCTGGGTCCTTCCCAAGCCTGCTCAGGCGGTCTACTGAACCCAGCTCTCCAGCAAGAGGTTGTTGTTCAAGGCAAGGACTTTGATTTATTTCTGTCCCCCACCCTGCACTGCCTGGTACAAAACAGGCACTGAATAAATgtgtactggggcttccctggtggcacagtggtaaagaatccgtctgccaatgcaggggacacgggttagagccctggtccgggaagatcccacatgccacggagcaactaagcccatgcaccacaactactgagcctgcgtgccacaactactgaagcccgggcacctagagcacgtgctctgcaacactagaagccatgacaatgagaagcccgcacaccgcaatgaagaatagcccccgctcgccgcaactagagaaagcccgcacacagcaacgaagacccaacagagccaaaagtaaaaaattaattaattaaaatgtgtattgttcaaaacaaaacaaaacaaaacaaaacaaaacgcacTGTAGGTGGGCAAAAATGAAGGTGCCCAGTGGAAGACTCCATGTAACTCCTAACTAACCTAGGCTGACATCCTCCAGGGTCTCTGGCCCATTTAGTACCTGCAAAACAACCAGCACCCACTGGGGGGCGCAAGGGGATTGTCTTGCATCTGTAAGGCATCTTTGAAGCTGCACCTGGAGGGGTGGCCACTAGAGGGCACTGTTGGATGTTTCCTTTCTACCTGGAGTAAGGTTGAAATTCAGTGTTTGCAGTGGGAATGGGGGCATGGGGAGGTGATGAAGAGGGGTCAAGGCCAAGCTGGGTGGTTTTCATGGGAAAAAAGCCAATACCCTCTTAAATTCTTCTGTTATCTAACGTAAGTCAAGAAGGATAGACACTGGCCACACAGGTATAAAAGCAACTTGTCACCATCCTGAAAGGAGCCAGGCCCCCTTGAGGGTCAGTGTGGCAAGGAGTTGCTGGGCCCTCAGAGGTGGGCAGAAGGCCAGAAAGAAGATGTCGACAGTGGACGTGGGCTGGTCTCTCCCAGGTAGGACCTTTGTAGAGAATCCCTTTGACGTGGGAAATGGCTTCACAAACCCTTCAGCACTGAGCCTGGTAGCACGAGACTAGGATACAGGGAGGGCAGTGGGCCTCAGCCTCCTCAGGATCCCCACTTCCACTGCCAGCCCAACGAACGCCTTCAGCACAATCCTCCTTTCCCCCAGACCCCCCAAAATAGGCTTGCCTTTCCAGAGGTGCAAACAGAACAAGGTCCCAGAGGAGAGGAACAtggatgaggagggggaagggataagGTATCACTCTTTAAGACAAACTGAGACTCTCTCTCTTTTCGGTCTGAAAAAATAATCCGTTTAATTGAAAAACCTGGAGTATACTACCCACTCCCCTGGATGAGGGGGCTGAAGAGACTAGACCCCCTACATCACCTCATAGCCACTTCGGATGCTCTTCACAAGGCAGCAGGCAAAGATGATACCCAGGACctagaaaga
It encodes the following:
- the RDH5 gene encoding retinol dehydrogenase 5, yielding MWLPLLLGVSLWAALWLLRDRQSLPTSDAFVFVTGCDSGFGRLLALRLDQRGFRVLASCLTPSGAEDLERVASSRLHTTLLDVTDPQSVRQAAKWVETHVGEAGLFGLVNNAGTAGIIGPTPWQTQEDFQRVLNVNTLGPIGVTLALLPLLRQAQGRVINITSVLGRLAASGGGYCVSKFGLEAFSDSLRRDVAPFGVRVSIVEPGFFRTPVTNLESLEDNLQACWARLPPATQALYGETFLTKYLRVQQRIMNLICDPDLTKVSRCLEHALTARHPRTRYSPGWDAKLLWLPASYLPASLVDAVLTWVLPKPAQAVY
- the BLOC1S1 gene encoding biogenesis of lysosome-related organelles complex 1 subunit 1, which gives rise to MLSRLLKEHQAKQNERKELQEKRRREAITAATCLTEALVDHLNVGVAQAYMNQRKLDHEVKTLQVQAAQFAKQTGQWIGMVENFNQALKEIGDVENWARSIELDMRTIATALEYVYKGQLQSAPS